In Myxococcales bacterium, a genomic segment contains:
- a CDS encoding response regulator — protein MRANIERPRVLIVEDEGLVAMDIAQCLAETCEVTGIADSSTEAVAQAADKRPDVVLMDIHIRGLLDGIGTAALLQEQFDVPIVYLTAHGDSDTTARARRTNPFGYLLKPFKQVDLVSSVRIAVARHQGVLELRNRERILATTLRSIGEAVLLTDGTGRVTSVNPAAEELLGATARDVAGKNAEALFSLKSQASGLAIPSPVGQVLDTRTKAQLDAAVLTRLDGGERPVCGSAAPILDGELCVGSVLVFRDMTEAMKLQRELEFAARMTSLGVLAAGIAHEINNPLTFILANLDDSIRELDNTTDASEELTQWLREAKGGAQRIATIVGGLRSFSRREENDTLVDLDEVLEWAVVITTHRWGHRAKVMRELDAIPRVQGNASRLRQVFVNLLTNAADAIVAAPARLGLIGLRSYTDAEGFAVIAVSDNGDGIPEAERARIFEPFFTTKRAGAGLGLGLSICHGIVTACGGTLNVTSVVGKGTTFTVRLPPPKKTEAVPTAGLHAVPDTAALTLARRRVLVVDDDDMVRLAMARVLQSHHDVIAVATVDEALTTLAERRVDVVLCDLMMPGRSGIDLYRTVAASHPALLERVAFVTGGAVTPVAMEFLSTVNPPRLDKPFTAASLLALIESLALRS, from the coding sequence GTGAGGGCGAACATCGAGCGCCCACGCGTCCTTATCGTGGAAGACGAGGGCCTCGTGGCAATGGACATCGCGCAGTGCCTCGCGGAGACCTGCGAGGTGACGGGCATCGCCGACTCGTCCACGGAGGCCGTCGCGCAGGCCGCCGACAAGCGCCCCGACGTGGTGCTGATGGACATCCACATTCGCGGTCTCCTTGATGGCATCGGCACCGCCGCTCTGCTCCAAGAGCAGTTCGACGTGCCGATCGTCTACCTAACGGCGCACGGTGATTCGGATACGACGGCGCGGGCGCGCAGGACCAACCCGTTTGGGTACCTGCTGAAGCCCTTCAAGCAGGTCGATCTCGTGAGCAGCGTCCGCATTGCCGTGGCGCGGCACCAGGGAGTCCTCGAACTCCGGAATCGCGAGCGAATTCTCGCGACGACCTTGCGCTCCATCGGAGAGGCCGTGCTCCTCACGGACGGAACCGGACGGGTGACTTCGGTCAACCCCGCCGCCGAGGAGCTTCTCGGAGCGACCGCGCGAGACGTCGCGGGCAAGAACGCGGAGGCGCTCTTTTCGCTCAAGTCTCAGGCATCCGGCCTCGCCATCCCGTCGCCCGTCGGACAGGTCCTCGACACGCGAACGAAGGCTCAACTCGACGCGGCCGTGCTCACGCGGCTCGACGGCGGCGAGCGCCCCGTGTGCGGGAGCGCCGCGCCAATCCTCGACGGCGAGCTCTGTGTGGGGAGCGTCCTGGTTTTCCGGGACATGACCGAGGCCATGAAGCTCCAGCGCGAGCTCGAGTTCGCCGCGCGGATGACGTCGCTCGGCGTGCTCGCGGCCGGCATCGCCCACGAGATCAACAACCCGCTGACGTTCATCCTCGCGAACCTCGACGACAGCATCCGCGAGCTCGACAACACGACCGACGCCTCGGAAGAATTGACACAGTGGCTTCGTGAGGCGAAGGGCGGGGCCCAGCGCATCGCAACCATCGTCGGGGGCCTGCGCAGCTTCAGTCGCCGCGAAGAAAACGACACCCTCGTCGATCTCGATGAGGTCCTGGAGTGGGCCGTCGTCATCACGACACACCGGTGGGGACACCGCGCCAAGGTCATGCGTGAGCTTGATGCGATTCCGCGGGTTCAAGGCAACGCGAGCCGGCTCCGACAGGTCTTCGTCAACCTCCTCACCAACGCGGCGGACGCCATCGTCGCCGCCCCCGCTCGCCTCGGCCTCATTGGCCTGCGCTCGTACACCGACGCGGAGGGCTTCGCCGTGATCGCCGTCAGCGACAACGGCGACGGGATTCCAGAGGCCGAGCGGGCCCGAATCTTCGAGCCGTTCTTCACGACGAAGCGCGCCGGTGCAGGTCTAGGCCTTGGTTTGTCCATCTGTCACGGCATCGTCACAGCGTGCGGCGGCACCCTGAACGTCACGAGCGTGGTCGGCAAGGGAACGACGTTCACCGTGCGGCTACCCCCCCCCAAAAAGACCGAAGCCGTGCCCACCGCGGGCCTTCACGCAGTGCCTGACACGGCGGCGCTGACGCTCGCGAGGAGGCGCGTCCTGGTCGTCGACGACGACGACATGGTTCGGTTAGCTATGGCGCGCGTGCTGCAGAGCCACCACGACGTGATCGCCGTCGCGACGGTCGACGAGGCCCTGACCACGCTCGCGGAGCGCCGCGTCGACGTCGTGCTGTGCGACCTCATGATGCCGGGGCGGAGCGGCATCGACCTGTATCGGACGGTGGCCGCGTCACATCCTGCACTGCTCGAGCGCGTCGCGTTCGTCACCGGTGGCGCCGTCACTCCCGTGGCCATGGAGTTTCTCAGCACCGTCAATCCGCCGCGGCTCGATAAGCCTTTCACGGCAGCATCGTTGCTGGCGCTCATCGAATCGCTGGCGCTGCGCTCCTAG
- a CDS encoding APC family permease — translation MDEPNRAIGTASLLALGVNGIVGVGIFFAPSALAAEVGATGSVLVLLAVAAALVPVALCFAILGKRFPVDGGPVAFARDAFGPRTAFAVGWLAYASALFSSAAVVSGLVQATFGAGPKSTAIAVGAALVLAAIVALGVDVSRRAWSTLTALKLAPLVALAFVSVVSTRVAEPAPADAAVFTASGALRAALTACFAFQGFEIIPVIAGQTKRVERAVPRAILGSLLFAAALYALLQWGFVRSGVPLTSTEPLVDAGARLSGPRFGAVLRAGTSVSALGIAFGMMVTTPRYLSAATSGRLAATDRRGVPQRALFVTAVALVGLLTFARLAELFVLSSLAVVIQYAAVALSLLRLAARRRHGLGPKHYLPAIATLIFSVTLLGSPSATEWRVFAALLVVGVFAYFFAGVRGTRRAQEPPP, via the coding sequence GTGGACGAGCCGAATCGCGCCATCGGCACCGCTTCGCTCCTCGCGCTCGGCGTCAACGGCATCGTCGGCGTTGGCATTTTCTTCGCGCCATCGGCGCTCGCGGCGGAGGTCGGCGCGACGGGAAGCGTGCTCGTTCTCCTCGCGGTGGCCGCAGCCCTTGTGCCGGTGGCGCTTTGCTTCGCGATCTTAGGGAAACGTTTCCCTGTCGACGGCGGGCCCGTCGCGTTCGCGCGAGACGCCTTCGGGCCGCGCACCGCATTCGCCGTCGGTTGGCTCGCCTATGCGAGCGCGCTCTTCAGCTCTGCCGCCGTCGTGTCAGGCCTCGTTCAGGCGACCTTCGGCGCCGGCCCCAAGAGCACCGCGATCGCCGTGGGCGCGGCGCTGGTGCTCGCCGCGATCGTCGCGCTGGGCGTCGACGTGTCGAGGCGCGCGTGGTCGACACTCACCGCGCTGAAGCTCGCGCCGCTCGTCGCTTTGGCCTTCGTCTCCGTGGTCAGCACGCGAGTCGCTGAACCGGCGCCGGCGGACGCCGCTGTGTTCACCGCGAGCGGCGCGCTGCGCGCGGCGCTGACCGCATGTTTTGCCTTCCAGGGTTTCGAGATCATCCCGGTCATCGCAGGCCAGACGAAGCGCGTCGAGCGGGCCGTCCCGCGCGCCATCCTCGGCTCGCTGCTCTTCGCGGCAGCGCTCTACGCGCTGCTCCAGTGGGGCTTCGTTCGGTCCGGCGTGCCGCTGACGTCGACGGAACCGCTCGTCGACGCGGGCGCGCGGCTTTCGGGGCCCCGCTTCGGCGCGGTCTTGCGCGCGGGAACGAGCGTCTCGGCGCTGGGCATCGCCTTCGGAATGATGGTGACCACGCCGCGCTACCTCTCGGCCGCCACCTCCGGTCGCCTCGCCGCGACCGATCGGCGCGGCGTGCCGCAGCGGGCGCTCTTCGTCACGGCGGTCGCCCTTGTCGGTCTCCTGACCTTCGCCCGCCTCGCCGAGCTCTTCGTTCTCTCGAGCCTGGCCGTCGTCATTCAATACGCGGCGGTCGCACTATCCCTCTTGCGGCTCGCGGCTCGGCGGCGCCACGGGCTCGGGCCGAAGCACTACCTGCCGGCCATCGCGACCCTCATCTTTTCCGTGACGCTCTTGGGCTCGCCCTCGGCGACGGAGTGGCGAGTCTTCGCGGCTCTCCTGGTGGTCGGCGTATTTGCGTACTTTTTTGCGGGGGTTCGGGGTACGCGCCGCGCCCAAGAGCCGCCCCCGTAA
- a CDS encoding protein kinase, whose translation MTEKALGADAPYEVLAPLAGGTYGENLVAVRKDRLGVGKLVVLRQLRRSLSSDRGAAQAFVEMGKRAVRLSHPNVVTTFELTERGGTLAAVTEYSEGEPLDAIMAAVVSAPSAVDPRLWLLLIYEALAGLHYAHELDDFDGSPLELVHGGLTPRRIFASYTGRVFLTDFGLATLAPHAKRIEGTYLPEMVGYASPEQRSGLETDRRSDIFSIGVILWELLSGKRHHAPADLETEMEPLPNLKELKEGIEPTLAAAVARAVALNPSARWATAAEFKRALEPHVDLGLLRRGAIGESVAALFAKSRDKIPSLLARRLEPLGKQGPLSLALRPSAPPGATEDAEEEAFLLASPIEPVSEAQVISVRELVSESELLEGAGAGGSADAAPPVLSSVELVVDFGSGQLPEPGDGARAPVPVESAPVMTERSPRASLSADPGAQVSVAPPTEVTPRVAEESAEEGARPTLTEAAPASASAPEALASTPKPKAAEAKGSVPPKAEPKTAPPSDKGSGSGKNEPDKA comes from the coding sequence GTGACAGAAAAGGCCCTTGGCGCGGACGCGCCCTACGAAGTCCTCGCTCCCCTCGCCGGTGGTACCTACGGCGAGAACCTCGTCGCCGTGCGGAAGGACCGCCTCGGCGTCGGTAAGCTCGTCGTCCTGCGTCAACTCAGGCGAAGCCTCTCGAGCGATCGCGGCGCGGCCCAGGCCTTCGTCGAAATGGGCAAGCGCGCCGTGCGCCTATCGCACCCCAACGTCGTCACCACGTTCGAGCTGACGGAGCGGGGCGGAACGCTCGCCGCCGTGACCGAATACTCCGAGGGCGAGCCGCTTGACGCGATCATGGCGGCGGTCGTCTCGGCGCCCAGCGCCGTCGATCCCCGACTGTGGCTCCTCTTGATCTACGAGGCCCTGGCGGGACTCCACTACGCTCATGAGCTCGACGACTTCGACGGCTCGCCGCTCGAGCTCGTGCACGGTGGGCTCACGCCGCGACGCATCTTCGCCTCCTACACGGGACGCGTCTTTCTGACGGACTTCGGCCTCGCCACCTTGGCCCCCCACGCGAAGCGCATCGAGGGAACGTATCTGCCGGAAATGGTCGGCTACGCGTCGCCGGAGCAGCGCTCCGGCCTCGAGACCGATCGCCGGAGCGACATCTTCTCCATCGGCGTCATTCTCTGGGAGCTCTTGTCGGGCAAGCGGCACCACGCCCCAGCGGACCTCGAGACGGAGATGGAGCCCTTGCCCAACCTCAAGGAGCTCAAGGAGGGCATCGAGCCGACGTTGGCGGCAGCCGTCGCGCGCGCCGTCGCCCTCAATCCGTCGGCGCGCTGGGCCACAGCAGCGGAGTTCAAGCGCGCGCTCGAGCCGCACGTGGACCTCGGCCTCTTGCGACGCGGCGCCATCGGTGAGTCGGTGGCGGCGCTTTTCGCCAAGTCGCGCGACAAGATCCCTTCGCTCTTGGCACGTCGCCTCGAGCCGCTCGGCAAGCAGGGCCCCTTGTCGTTGGCGCTGCGTCCGTCGGCGCCGCCCGGCGCGACGGAAGACGCCGAGGAGGAGGCCTTCCTCCTCGCTTCCCCCATCGAACCGGTCTCCGAAGCGCAGGTCATTTCCGTGCGCGAACTGGTGAGCGAGTCGGAGCTCCTCGAAGGGGCCGGTGCCGGTGGCAGCGCCGACGCGGCCCCGCCGGTCTTGAGCAGCGTGGAGCTGGTGGTCGATTTCGGCTCTGGGCAGTTGCCGGAACCGGGCGACGGAGCCCGCGCGCCGGTGCCCGTCGAGTCGGCGCCGGTCATGACAGAACGCAGTCCTCGCGCGAGTCTTTCGGCGGACCCGGGCGCACAGGTCTCCGTCGCGCCGCCTACGGAGGTCACGCCCCGAGTGGCCGAAGAGTCCGCCGAGGAAGGCGCCCGGCCCACACTCACGGAGGCGGCGCCGGCTTCCGCGAGCGCGCCGGAGGCGCTGGCCTCGACGCCCAAGCCGAAGGCGGCTGAGGCGAAGGGCAGCGTCCCGCCGAAGGCCGAGCCGAAGACTGCCCCCCCATCCGACAAAGGAAGCGGATCCGGCAAGAACGAACCGGACAAGGCCTGA
- a CDS encoding response regulator transcription factor, with translation MARILVVEDEKDLQEILDYNLRQAGHKTYLADTGHAGLRIAREKKPDVVLLDLMLPDIAGTEVCRALKSEAATRDAQVIMVTAKGEEIDRVVGFELGADDYVTKPFSVRELLLRIQAVLRRVTGELETDKLVSFGDLRVDRAAHRAWVRDTEIELTALEFKLLITLFDRKNRVQSRGTLLRDVWNLDAEIETRTVDTHVKRLREKLGSAAEYIQTVRGTGYRFAEDPAEEPDG, from the coding sequence ATGGCTCGCATCTTGGTCGTTGAGGACGAGAAGGATCTTCAAGAAATTCTCGACTACAACCTTCGGCAAGCGGGCCACAAGACCTACCTGGCCGACACAGGCCACGCGGGCCTGCGCATCGCCCGGGAGAAGAAGCCCGACGTGGTCCTGCTCGACCTCATGCTCCCCGACATCGCCGGGACCGAGGTCTGTCGAGCGCTCAAGTCTGAGGCAGCGACGCGCGACGCGCAGGTCATCATGGTGACCGCGAAGGGCGAGGAAATCGATCGCGTGGTGGGCTTCGAGCTCGGCGCCGACGACTACGTGACGAAGCCTTTCAGCGTGCGCGAGTTGTTGCTCCGCATCCAGGCCGTCCTTCGCCGCGTCACCGGAGAGCTCGAGACCGACAAGCTCGTCTCCTTTGGTGATCTGCGCGTCGATCGGGCGGCCCATCGGGCCTGGGTTCGCGACACCGAGATCGAGCTCACGGCCCTCGAGTTCAAGCTGCTGATCACGCTCTTCGATCGCAAGAACCGCGTGCAGTCGCGCGGCACCTTGCTCCGCGACGTGTGGAACCTCGACGCCGAGATAGAGACGCGCACCGTTGACACGCACGTCAAGCGCCTCCGGGAGAAGCTCGGCTCGGCCGCCGAGTACATCCAAACGGTGCGCGGCACGGGCTATCGGTTCGCCGAAGACCCAGCCGAGGAGCCCGACGGTTGA
- a CDS encoding HAMP domain-containing protein has product MTFFAYGAGAALVTGALVAALASSWLRREVRLLTEAATRIAAGEHGVRTRVSGDGGGDGEMERLGGALDRLAETLGAATNDLRTERDLVAGILDGMQEGVLLIQGDGSVGLVNTSLREMFLLSGDVVGRPLLMVLRHSVLLELVETVRRRKKAASGEIELGGLKPRRLLVRIAPLAKDLASQLVVVVDVTELRRLERVRQDFVANVSHELRTPVAAIQSAAETLGDGALGDAVAAPRFLDMIARNSARLRNLIDDLLDLSRIEANEFAVHVATTNLAAAVAQVFAGARAAADRQRVTLASEIAARGETAMTDPRAVEQILGNLVDNAVKYCPGALVTVTIVPRDGGGVSLRVADTGPGIEPRHIGRIFERFYRVDAGRSRDLGGTGLGLSIVKHLVDALGGTVHVESVVGRGTTFTVELPARSESGVMPSDGEPPAATGAP; this is encoded by the coding sequence ATGACGTTTTTCGCCTACGGCGCCGGGGCGGCGCTCGTGACGGGCGCGCTGGTGGCCGCGCTCGCGTCCTCATGGTTGCGACGAGAGGTGCGGCTCCTGACGGAGGCCGCGACGCGCATCGCCGCCGGGGAACACGGCGTGCGCACCCGCGTCTCCGGCGACGGGGGCGGCGATGGCGAGATGGAGCGACTCGGCGGCGCCCTCGATCGGCTCGCAGAGACGCTCGGCGCAGCGACGAATGATCTGCGCACCGAGCGGGATCTCGTCGCCGGCATCCTCGACGGGATGCAGGAGGGCGTCCTCTTGATTCAAGGCGACGGCTCGGTGGGGTTGGTGAACACGTCGCTCCGCGAGATGTTCCTCTTGAGCGGCGACGTCGTCGGCCGTCCCCTCTTGATGGTCTTGCGACACTCGGTGTTGCTCGAACTCGTCGAGACGGTCCGTCGACGCAAGAAGGCGGCGTCCGGCGAGATTGAGCTAGGGGGCCTCAAACCACGACGACTCTTGGTGCGGATCGCCCCGTTGGCAAAGGACCTTGCGTCTCAACTGGTCGTGGTCGTCGACGTAACTGAGTTGCGTCGCCTGGAGCGGGTGCGGCAGGACTTTGTTGCGAACGTGTCCCACGAGCTTCGCACGCCGGTCGCGGCGATCCAATCGGCCGCCGAAACGCTCGGCGACGGGGCCCTCGGCGACGCGGTCGCGGCGCCGCGCTTCTTGGACATGATCGCCCGCAACAGCGCGCGCCTCCGAAACCTTATCGACGACCTGCTCGATTTGTCCCGCATCGAAGCCAACGAGTTTGCCGTTCACGTGGCGACGACGAACCTCGCCGCCGCGGTGGCGCAGGTGTTCGCGGGCGCGCGAGCGGCCGCCGACCGCCAACGCGTCACCCTCGCTTCGGAGATCGCAGCGCGTGGTGAGACGGCGATGACCGATCCAAGGGCCGTCGAGCAGATCCTGGGCAATCTCGTCGACAACGCCGTCAAGTACTGCCCCGGCGCTCTCGTGACGGTGACCATCGTGCCACGGGACGGTGGTGGCGTTTCCTTGCGCGTGGCCGACACGGGGCCGGGCATTGAACCGAGACACATCGGCCGAATCTTCGAGCGCTTCTATCGGGTCGACGCGGGGCGCTCGCGCGACCTTGGCGGCACGGGCCTTGGCCTCTCCATCGTCAAGCACTTGGTCGACGCCTTAGGCGGCACGGTCCACGTCGAGAGCGTGGTCGGACGCGGCACAACCTTCACCGTCGAGTTGCCGGCCCGAAGCGAGTCCGGCGTGATGCCCAGCGACGGCGAGCCTCCCGCCGCTACTGGAGCGCCGTGA
- a CDS encoding cytochrome P450, producing the protein MTRVADLPVLPGVEPVFGHVRRMQRDRLGFLYDVAHDVDRLSRFGTVAAEGAIANHPEVLAELFVEKARVFDKSFITRFALGPLGGEGLFTSRYDLWRGQRRIMAPLFHPSQLARYATDMVRCAERVTSEWSDGETFELLRETTRMTMSIAGKTLFDAETLGEADAIGRALNTTLDWAAKNSPGPLAIAHLLAREALVRGARALPQGALANTLRETASRFERPVALVGESGRKLKAAVAVLDAEVERMIATRRREAALGRAPTDLLARLLAAQDDDGTRMTDRQLRDEVLTLFVAGHETTATGLAWTVHCLCQNRDVYAAVQREVDALGHEPSLHDLPALDLTLRVFKEALRLYPPVYLLGRQATTETTLDGVAFGDRAIVLVAPFALHRRRDLWPNPERFDPSRFVAAEEAKRHRLAWLPFGAGPRVCIGNHFALMEAQLVLATMLRRAEFEATDDETPLAGATLRPKHGVRVRVKVRQKKATQWTGAELS; encoded by the coding sequence GTGACCCGCGTCGCCGATCTCCCTGTGTTGCCAGGTGTGGAGCCGGTCTTCGGCCACGTGCGGCGCATGCAGCGCGATCGACTGGGCTTCCTCTACGACGTCGCCCACGACGTCGATCGCCTCTCGCGCTTTGGCACCGTGGCCGCCGAAGGCGCCATCGCCAACCACCCGGAGGTCCTGGCCGAGCTCTTTGTCGAGAAGGCCCGCGTCTTCGACAAATCGTTCATCACGCGCTTCGCGCTGGGGCCCCTCGGTGGCGAAGGGCTCTTTACGAGTCGATACGACCTGTGGCGTGGGCAGCGCAGGATCATGGCGCCGCTCTTCCATCCGTCGCAGCTCGCGCGCTACGCCACCGACATGGTTCGCTGCGCCGAGCGGGTCACGTCCGAGTGGAGCGACGGCGAGACCTTCGAGCTCTTGCGCGAGACCACGCGTATGACCATGAGCATCGCCGGCAAGACGCTGTTCGACGCCGAGACGCTCGGCGAAGCCGACGCCATTGGCCGGGCGCTCAACACCACGCTCGACTGGGCCGCAAAGAACTCACCGGGGCCGCTGGCCATCGCGCATCTGCTCGCGCGAGAGGCGCTCGTTCGGGGGGCGCGCGCTCTTCCGCAAGGCGCGTTGGCCAACACACTTCGCGAGACCGCGTCACGCTTCGAGAGGCCGGTTGCGCTCGTGGGCGAGAGCGGACGCAAGCTCAAGGCCGCCGTCGCTGTGCTCGACGCGGAGGTCGAGCGCATGATCGCCACGCGGCGACGAGAGGCCGCGCTGGGCCGCGCGCCCACCGATCTGTTGGCGCGCCTCCTGGCAGCGCAGGACGACGACGGCACCCGCATGACCGACCGGCAGCTCCGCGACGAGGTCCTCACGCTCTTCGTCGCCGGCCACGAAACGACGGCGACGGGGCTCGCGTGGACGGTCCATTGCCTATGCCAGAACCGGGATGTCTACGCAGCCGTGCAGCGGGAGGTCGACGCGCTCGGTCACGAGCCCTCGTTGCACGACCTTCCGGCGCTAGACCTCACGCTGCGCGTCTTCAAGGAGGCCCTCCGACTTTACCCGCCTGTCTATCTCCTCGGTCGGCAGGCCACGACCGAGACGACGCTCGACGGCGTCGCCTTCGGCGACCGCGCCATCGTCCTCGTCGCGCCTTTCGCGCTCCACCGGCGAAGGGACCTTTGGCCCAACCCCGAGCGCTTCGACCCGAGCCGCTTCGTTGCTGCGGAAGAGGCCAAGCGACACCGGCTCGCCTGGTTGCCCTTCGGCGCCGGCCCGCGCGTGTGCATCGGAAATCACTTCGCGCTCATGGAGGCTCAACTCGTGCTCGCGACGATGTTGCGGCGCGCAGAGTTCGAGGCCACCGACGACGAAACGCCGCTCGCCGGCGCGACGCTGCGACCGAAGCACGGCGTCCGCGTGCGCGTCAAAGTCCGCCAGAAGAAGGCGACCCAATGGACCGGCGCTGAACTCTCATGA
- a CDS encoding DUF4177 domain-containing protein, with amino-acid sequence MSDPRLPEDVDPAAKEYKVVELATVTDEEVERVLNDLTRSGWAFEGMQFAMREASRRPSMAFLFFSRRRKDDGVADP; translated from the coding sequence ATGAGCGACCCCCGACTACCAGAGGACGTCGACCCGGCGGCCAAAGAGTACAAGGTCGTTGAGCTCGCGACGGTGACCGACGAAGAGGTCGAACGCGTGCTCAACGACCTCACGCGATCGGGATGGGCCTTCGAAGGGATGCAGTTCGCGATGCGAGAGGCGTCGCGACGCCCCTCGATGGCCTTCTTGTTCTTCTCGCGTCGACGCAAGGACGACGGGGTCGCTGACCCCTGA
- a CDS encoding helix-turn-helix transcriptional regulator: protein MEAIVHAKPQARHRVAGQGFPLDELVRAIQAGFCGEAPQIEDVAAELGMSARTLRRRLHQQGTTYREVVDDARRRLALSTLEATLEAAPPLRELAFRLGFSHSSALCRAFRRWTGATPMRFRSSLALARP from the coding sequence ATGGAAGCCATCGTCCACGCGAAGCCGCAGGCGCGCCACAGAGTTGCCGGACAAGGCTTTCCCCTGGACGAGCTCGTGAGGGCCATCCAGGCGGGCTTCTGTGGCGAAGCTCCCCAAATCGAGGACGTCGCTGCCGAGCTTGGCATGAGCGCTCGGACGCTACGGCGTCGGCTTCATCAGCAGGGCACCACGTACCGCGAGGTTGTAGACGACGCTCGTCGGCGTCTCGCGCTGTCAACGCTCGAGGCGACCCTCGAAGCGGCGCCGCCCCTTCGTGAGCTCGCGTTCCGCCTCGGCTTCTCTCACTCGAGCGCGCTCTGTCGCGCGTTTCGCCGGTGGACGGGGGCCACGCCGATGCGGTTTCGGTCGTCCTTGGCGCTGGCGCGGCCGTGA